Proteins found in one Aethina tumida isolate Nest 87 chromosome 1, icAetTumi1.1, whole genome shotgun sequence genomic segment:
- the LOC109595606 gene encoding NADH-cytochrome b5 reductase 3 isoform X1: protein MSSEEINQVLPVVLGVGVVIASAVIYHFYFSKPSKSSKGKGKKVLLEDPQVKYKIPLIEKEIISHDTRRFRFALPTSEHVLGLPTGQHINLSAKIGDDLVIRSYTPVSSDDDKGYVDLIIKVYFKNVHPKFPDGGKMTQHLESLKIGDHIEVRGPAGRIQYLGKGQFAIKKLRKDPPVIINATKVSMVAGGVGITPLLQLIRHILKDSSDKTELRLLFANQTEKDILVRKELEDVQKEHPDQFKLWYTLDVSNDDWKYSTGFINEQMLKEHLFPPSPDSIVLMCGPPPMINFACMPNLEKLGHNKDLCIAY from the exons atgtccaGTGAAGAAATTAATCAG gtgCTCCCTGTGGTACTGGGAGTCGGAGTAGTGATTGCTTCAGCTGTGATCTACCACTTCTACTTCTCGAAGCCATCTAAATCATCAAAAG GTAAAGGAAAGAAAGTACTTCTTGAAGATCCccaagtaaaatataagataCCTCTTATAGAAAAGGAAATAATCAGTCATGATACTAGAAGATTTAGATTTGCGTTACCAACTTCTGAGCATGTATTGg ggCTTCCAACGGGTCAGCACATCAATCTCTCTGCAAAAATCGGTGATGATTTAGTAATTCGTTCGTACACTCCCGTCTCATCTGACGATGACAAGGGTTACGTCGACCTTATCATAAAGGTCTATTTCAAGAACGTCCACCCCAAATTCCCCGATGGCGGTAAAATGACCCAGCACTTGGAGAGCCTTAAAATCGGCGACCACATCGAGGTGCGAGGCCCGGCTGGACGCATCCAGTACTTGGGAAAAGGTCAATTCGCGATCAAGAAGCTCAGAAAGGATCCACCTGTCATTATCAACGCCACCAAAGTCAGCATGGTTGCTGGAGGTGTTGGCATTACACCTTTGCTGCAGCTTATCAGGCACATATTGAAAGATAGCAGTGACAAGACTGAACTGAGATTGTTGTTCGCCAATCAGACGGAGAAAGACATTTTAGTAAGGAAGGAGCTCGAGGATGTCCAGAAAGAACATCCAGATCAGTTCAAATTGTGGTATACACTGGACGTGTCCAATGATG ATTGGAAATACAGCACCGGGTTTATAAACGAGCAAATGTTAAAGGAACACCTTTTCCCACCGTCGCCCGATTCAATCGTCTTGATGTGCGGCCCTCCGCCAATGATAAACTTTGCTTGTATGCCAAATTTGGAGAAGTTGGGTCATAATAAAGATCTGTGTATCGCATA
- the LOC109595606 gene encoding NADH-cytochrome b5 reductase 3 isoform X2 yields the protein MVHVSGVLPVVLGVGVVIASAVIYHFYFSKPSKSSKGKGKKVLLEDPQVKYKIPLIEKEIISHDTRRFRFALPTSEHVLGLPTGQHINLSAKIGDDLVIRSYTPVSSDDDKGYVDLIIKVYFKNVHPKFPDGGKMTQHLESLKIGDHIEVRGPAGRIQYLGKGQFAIKKLRKDPPVIINATKVSMVAGGVGITPLLQLIRHILKDSSDKTELRLLFANQTEKDILVRKELEDVQKEHPDQFKLWYTLDVSNDDWKYSTGFINEQMLKEHLFPPSPDSIVLMCGPPPMINFACMPNLEKLGHNKDLCIAY from the exons ATGGTACATGTAAGTGGG gtgCTCCCTGTGGTACTGGGAGTCGGAGTAGTGATTGCTTCAGCTGTGATCTACCACTTCTACTTCTCGAAGCCATCTAAATCATCAAAAG GTAAAGGAAAGAAAGTACTTCTTGAAGATCCccaagtaaaatataagataCCTCTTATAGAAAAGGAAATAATCAGTCATGATACTAGAAGATTTAGATTTGCGTTACCAACTTCTGAGCATGTATTGg ggCTTCCAACGGGTCAGCACATCAATCTCTCTGCAAAAATCGGTGATGATTTAGTAATTCGTTCGTACACTCCCGTCTCATCTGACGATGACAAGGGTTACGTCGACCTTATCATAAAGGTCTATTTCAAGAACGTCCACCCCAAATTCCCCGATGGCGGTAAAATGACCCAGCACTTGGAGAGCCTTAAAATCGGCGACCACATCGAGGTGCGAGGCCCGGCTGGACGCATCCAGTACTTGGGAAAAGGTCAATTCGCGATCAAGAAGCTCAGAAAGGATCCACCTGTCATTATCAACGCCACCAAAGTCAGCATGGTTGCTGGAGGTGTTGGCATTACACCTTTGCTGCAGCTTATCAGGCACATATTGAAAGATAGCAGTGACAAGACTGAACTGAGATTGTTGTTCGCCAATCAGACGGAGAAAGACATTTTAGTAAGGAAGGAGCTCGAGGATGTCCAGAAAGAACATCCAGATCAGTTCAAATTGTGGTATACACTGGACGTGTCCAATGATG ATTGGAAATACAGCACCGGGTTTATAAACGAGCAAATGTTAAAGGAACACCTTTTCCCACCGTCGCCCGATTCAATCGTCTTGATGTGCGGCCCTCCGCCAATGATAAACTTTGCTTGTATGCCAAATTTGGAGAAGTTGGGTCATAATAAAGATCTGTGTATCGCATA
- the LOC109595593 gene encoding vacuolar protein-sorting-associated protein 25 has product MADTEVDWPWQYSFPPFFTLQPHPETREKQVAAWKSLILEYCKQNRMCIIDVREAHQLPLFNNTTINRKLDSTVIVSILSELQKTGNAEAIDKGKNRWEVYWHTREEWASIIYEYICNNGLQNTVMTLFEINQGDTQDEEFHGLHTDVLIKVLRVLEDERKCELILSDDDQGVKFF; this is encoded by the coding sequence ATGGCAGACACCGAAGTGGACTGGCCATGGCAATATAGTTTTCCACCGTTCTTCACGCTCCAACCGCATCCCGAAACCAGAGAGAAGCAAGTGGCCGCTTGGAAGTCACTGATTTTGGAGTATTGTAAGCAAAACCGAATGTGTATTATTGATGTTAGGGAGGCTCATCAGTTGCCGTTATTTAACAACACCACAATCAATAGAAAACTCGATTCAACAGTTATTGTTTCTATATTGTCTGAGCTGCAGAAAACTGGGAATGCTGAAGCCATCGATAAAGGAAAGAATCGTTGGGAAGTGTATTGGCATACACGGGAAGAATGGGCTTCAATAATATAcgaatatatatgtaataatggCTTGCAGAATACGGTGATGacgttatttgaaataaatcaggGTGATACACAAGATGAAGAGTTTCATGGTTTGCATACAGATGTGCTAATCAAAGTGCTTAGAGTGTTGGAGGATGAAAGGAAATGTGAACTGATTTTATCGGACGATGATCAAGGTGTGaagttcttttaa